Genomic segment of Eupeodes corollae chromosome 2, idEupCoro1.1, whole genome shotgun sequence:
tataatCGACAAAGATTATGCAAATATAGAATCCAAACCAGGAAAAAAAGCTCTCAAAGTACATTGTTGTAAttctagtattaaaaaaaaaaactgaatatatAAATCAACAACTATTGGTTTCGCTATCAGTAGAGTGACAATTGTCATTTTCAACAGTTCGTTTATATTAACTTCAGTGCTATATAATTCCTACCTCAAAATGCTTCACTCAgttgttgcatttttaattacaataagTGCAGCAGTTTTTCTTTGTTGTGCTCCAGTAACCGTAGATGCGTTTTCAAGATTACAACTAAGAACATTGGGACCTGATGATCATGCCACTCCGATCGTGGGCGTTCTTACAATGGAATTATCCAGGAGAACTCTTAGAAGATATCCTAATAGAAATTTGACAAGCTACATTGCTGCTTCTTATGTCAAATTTGTAGAAGGTGCTGGAGCCCGTGCAGTTCCAATATGGTatgtttttgtgtatattttgaatttaatatgaaACCCAAAACTTTgagtgtatttttaaattgaaaatgaatgtttaaacaaaaaaaaaaaaacaaaatataatcaaTGAACTTAGAATCATACCTGAGAGCTTTTTTgtctatataaatattaatttttcattacttTCCGTCTTGAATTCATTATCTGATTACCGATTCTGATTAGAAATATCTTTGGCCTTAAAGCAAAAGTTTCAaagtgaataatttttattcaaaagaagaaattaCTAAACATTTAATCTTCAATATCCTCAATACTGATTATGTTATGTTTTGAAATGAAGTGGGTAATGATTTATTTAGTGTTATCAGATTCGTCTATTAGTAGTGCGATTGTCTTATAAGATTATAGTCTTTTTCCTGTTTAATAAGGGCCCCGCATATTTCTGTTATATTGTagcaaaattttatcatatgatTTAGATGATGTTAACAACTAAAGTACGTACgatttttggcaatattgtcACAGAAAATTGTTAGTTCACATGATTGTAAGACaagttttaaactaaataatattgtaaaatattaaaatcgtctTGACTAAGCTTCATTTACTGTGAAATTTTGTAACAAATTATTTGCAATTCACGACGACTATTTTCTCGATTTGTTcttcaaaaagaatatttttatttctcaaaatgcCGTTGTAAGAAGAATTCAGGTTAGTAAAATATCTCAAATCACATTTATTAACCGGTTGGAAGTCCACTTTCTTGCAAAGAACTCTTTTTTTGTCAATTGGGCCAGTCCttgaattgtttgaaaaacGTAGTCCTGATTTTCTGTAAGCAAGTAGTGTTGtctataaaattttgtgtttcaataaaataataaaatgtatatttcttaacaattttatattgtatatatagGTTTAATGCATAGATTAGTTATATTGTAACTGTTGACACGTGCTACACCGATACTCGAGATCTAGGGGGACTTTTTTTTTGCGGAGATGCAGCATCCTAATAATTGATTGAAAACCaatcaattacaaaaaaattaaataaatattatttgcgGAATCAATAATTGTATTCTGCCTTATGATGTTGACTTagctaataaataattttagcaGTGACAATACTTTcgatatttattgttttatcttataatcAACGACTACaagtatttaacaaattaaaacaaattattaaacaaaattcgaattCCTATTTCAAATCatgtttatcaaaaatattatatcaataacaataaaaataaaaggtaaATGTGCAAAATGTAGGTATATAAACAAATCCATCGGTGTGACGAGTCAATATTTGGAACAAGtttagttaaacaaaaagatTAATGCACCAATAATACATGAAATAAATACACTATGTACATTGCATATaaagtatgtacataatatacaaGGGGAATTCCCTTTTTATAATgccagatttgtttttttttttttaataataataaaaacatttcgaTATAGTAATTAGTGACCATCAGATAAGTAAggttgaaatttgtttattacgaatataattttgtttctttttgaatttaaatttaaatttgatttattttattctaattttttgatataatgAAGTAGACATCTAATTAAGTCATTATGTTTTGTGATgtcatttgttgttgtttaatccGCTAAGTGTTTAAGCAGACAGCAATATCATGAGCGATAAGCCGCATATATTGCAgattataaatgtttaaatagttATACTTATatgaataattataaattcaattaataatCTATTGTTATGCTGACATATGCAAGCATTTTATTCAgtgtatgtttgttttaaagatcAGTTAATACCAGCTTAttgaaaaatagaataaaaaaatatttacacacaaggtggcgctacaattaTTCAACTTTCTGAACAAAAAATACACacgaattattttatttggtttattcAAGCTTTTGGAAACTAAAGTGTTGTGTAAGagataaatatgtataaattaaataaataagcaaattcTTGCCATTacttctgtcaatttgtcttgcttaaaagtttgtaggttttcgtgttgggttaaaaaatttgtcagttgaattattcataaaattttaaaattaacaagaatatttttcatatcaagaaacagtttagtttgaaaatatagttttgttaaatggatttttagtcgaaaacaaatgtttaccaattttagaagcatttcttaaatttgtataaattggatgaaagaaattagtttaaaagatatcaagaaccaaacatcaatttttaccaagtatgcatactattttttgtagattttatttcttttatgaaaaacggacttttggattaaaaaaaaatactgaatatcgaaaacaatattttctgtgaaataaaaaaggttgaagacaatatttttaatttttgaaaagctatttgagtcgaaagtaaatttttactaaattttactattgttttttttttttaggtttttgttttttgtaaaaacaattgtcaattagatttctcaaaatgtttaaacaatatttttttaaaagataaaagtagtttaaagttaatatctcaaagttttgaaatatacttgagtcgaaaatcaatttttaaaaactattattcatttttttgtttaggttcttattttttgtaaaaaaacgatTATTCTGAAAATTTGTACGAATgttcgaagccataatttcaaatgtttaagaagatatttgagtcgaaaatcaatgcttacgaacttttattaaattttctttgaagtttttattttgtgtaaaaaaaactgtcaatccgatttttcttaacatttttcccaatgttgaaaacaatatttcttataagataacatTAGTTGGAAgtaataatctcaaatttttgtaaagatatttaagtcaaaaatcaatttttaccaacttttttaaattttgtttaggttttagttttttgtaagaaaactgttaatttgatttttctcaaaatttaactgaatgttgataacaatattttttaaaagataaaagttgtttaaggataatatctcaaagttatgaaaagatatttgagccgcaaatcaatttttaaaaccttttattaatttttttgtttaggttcttcttttttgtaaaaaaacgatttttttggaaacaatatttcttataagttaaaattagttcgaagccataatttcaaatgtttgaaaatatatttgagtcgaaaatcaatacttacgaacttttgttaaattttctttgaagtttttattttgtgttaaaaaaactgtcaatccgaatttttttaaaatgtttccgaatgttgaaaacaatatttcttgtaagataacaTTAGTTGGAAgtaataatctcaaatttttgtaaagatatttaagtcaaaaaccaatttttaccaactttttaaaattttgtttaggtttttagctttttgtaaaaaatactgtcaatttgattttactcaaaatttaactgaatgttgataacattattttttaaaagatacaagtTGCTTAAAGATAATATATctcaaagttatgaaaagatatttgagtcgaaattccatttttaccaacttttattaaagatattaacttcccataggaatttattgtaatgggtccgattattcaaattgaaaattttgatttttctcgacgtttcaaggtccctagagtcgaaataaaagatttttagaaagatgtctgtgcctgcgtgtgtacgtacgttcgtacgtccgtacgtcgcgacgttttttttgtcctccatagctcaagaaccagaagagatatcaacttcaaataaattttgttatacagataataaggcagaaagggctctcaagaaaattgcttggggggtttttttaccatagcagtttgaaaaaaggtgaacattttggttaaccctaaatatcttatacgaatcaaaaatgctagagacttgaattaaatgttatataatatattgtaacgttataccaaacaggtatattttttgaaaaaaaaaaaatcaatataacggtttttttataaatcaataaaattgaacaaacaaatttgtcacctccaaaattgtacgactgaaatatgactttatctctaaaacaattttgtgcaaagaagaataatgtttttgacaactgataaaattttgagaaaatctaattgacagttttttttataaaaaataaaaatctaaaaaaaaccttactcaaagttcgtaaaaattgaatatcgattcaaatatattttcaaaaacttgaaattaaggcttcaagcttattttatcttataagaattattgttttcaacattttgaaaaatgttgagaaaaatcgaattgacggtttttcttacaaaaaataaaaacttaaaagaaaatttaacataagttggtaaaaattgatttgcaactcaaatatcttttgaaaactttgagatattggctttaatttacttttatctttcaaaaaaaaaatgttttcaacatttagtaaaattttgaaacaaatcgaattgacagtttttttttacaaattaaaaaccgaaaaaaaaaattaacaaaagatggtaaaaattgatttttgactcaaatatcttttgaaaaatttgaaatattggcttcaaacttattttattttacagaaaatattgttttcgatattcagtaatttttatataaaaatccaacagtccgttttttcataaaaaataaaatctacaacaaatattacggaaatttggtaaaaattgatacgagtacatatagacaaacttttaagcaagacaaatcgacagacgggagttatcagtgtgggtcacatcccagcctcttttttgtttaagtttttattctttgtaaaaaactgtcaatttgttttttttttaatgtttccgaatattgaaaaaaaaccttgtaagcgaaaattagttggaagccattatctcaaatatttaaaaagatatttgacctgaaaatcaatttttaccaacttatgttaaattttcttttaagtttttattttttgtaagaaaaactgtcaattcaatttttttcacaattttatcaaatgttgaaaacaatatttcttataaggtaagataagtttgaagccataatctcaagtttttagaaagatatttaagtccaaattcattttttgcccactttgagtaatgtttttctaggttagatttttttaaaaaccgtcaattttatttttctcaaaactttagcagatgttaaaaacgttagatttcgttgaacaaaattcttttggagatgaaatcattttgtaaaattttcgagttgtcaattttttttcagtttgttcgatttataaaaaaacccttaattggatttttttacaaaaatatactggtttggtatcacgttgcaatatataatataaaatttaattaaagtctctagcaGCATAAgatcgtgagatatttagggccaaccaaaatgtttaccttttttttaaactgctattgtaaaaataaccactcactcaattttcttgagagccctttctgcattattgtctatataacaaaatatatttgaagttattatctcttctagttcttgtgctatggacaacgaaaaaaacttcccgaacgtatggccgtacgaacgtacgtacacacgcacgcgcaaacatctttctaaaaatcttttatttcgactctagagaccttgaaacttcaagaaatttcaaaattttccatttgacaaatcggacccattacaataacttgctattggaagttaaaaatttaaaagttgatattttttaattgtgtcGATATAagtaaggaaaataaaaaatgatgagATGTCAAAATGAGTTATCTTTAAAGAATACAATCatgaaataacgtttttttctaGAAGTGACACCTGTCATCTcctaaattttgcatttttgttccAAATTAACTATTCACAATGgaataaaacattaatatttttactgtttttgtttttgcaggaTTGGTCAATCACCTGAATACTATAAGGACATTGTTACCAAAGTGAATGGGTAGGTTCTCCCTTTAGATTTGtataaattacaatttattaattacaattttccatttaaagaatACTCTTCCCTGGTGGAGCAACATCATTAAATAAATCTAACGGATATGCAGAAGCAGGATTCCATTTATTCCAAGCAGCTAAAGAATTAAATGAACAAGGaatatattttccaatttgGGCAACATGTCTTGGATTTGAATTACTCACATATATAGAAGctaataaaaaagaacacaGAAGTTCATGTTCGTCTCAAAAGCAACCTTTGCCATTAGAATTCAAAGAAGGTATAAACAATAATGTGATTTGACAGagcaaatacattttaattctaatatatatatatttttttttaatttcttcgtcAGGTTACAATAAAAGTAGATTGTTTGGAAATGCTCCTGACGACGTTATTTCGATTCTTAAGAAACATAATGTAACTGCTAACTTCCATCAATATTGTATAACTGAAAAGGTAAGTTAACTTGAGTGTAATTTATATGAATAGAAGAGTAGATAGGAagataagtttataaataaatttacatgtGACACAGATGAGTATAAACATACAACTGTGATATTTTCACACAACAATCTTTTACTATTTACTAACTtacttttactatttttactATTTACTTTGGAACACTGAAATTTTGCATAATGTCGAAAGTATCtcatttaacttattttgaatGTGATTTGGACTTTTATTTCAATAGACAAACTTTCATCTGGCAGAAACTGTCGTTTCCAAGTTTTGTCGACGGTCAAATGTCGGGAATCTTATCAATGTTACCCCCAATAAATCCAACAGTATAATTGTTCATTACCTGTTATCTACCTTTACAATATTTGattgaataaatttatataaaaaattagtatttcaaataaaatattttttgttggaactATTACAATGGAGCTGGAATAATTTCCTGATATAGCCTGAAAtccttttaaattataaatatccattgatttcttttaaaaaatattttttatataataataaaatgcaacCTCTTACTGGAAAACCTTATATACTTCCTAACAACGATACTTGCCATATCACAATTGAATGGTGCACCTGAgcgtatatttaatttttgattgtacttatttttaaaattatttgttttgctaTTTTGTCTGTgaatgcaaagttttttttagctcAATGCAACATGAATGTTGAGGATTTTCGAAGCCCTACGTCACtaagttcttatttcttttacagATTTTCTAATGTCTTGCATTCAAATGATAATTCTATGTATTTCTCTTTAACAGACTTTTGAGGAATATGGTTTTGACAAAGACTGGGATATCCTTAGTGTCAATCACGATTGGAATAACTTTAAATTCATCTCAACTATCGAACATAAAAGGTGAGTGAGTACAGTGACATCCTCTTCCGCTGTCTAGACTATACTACAGTTCTCttaaatataatacattttgtctataaataaataactgtatatctttattttaaaataaaaaaaaatatttttacagatATCCTTTCTATGGTGTACAATATCATCCAGAGAAAAATCTTTATGAATTCATTGAAAATCGTGGTATTCCTCATTCAGCACAAAGTATTCGTGCAGCACAATATTTTGCTGATTTCTTCATCAATGAGACACGACAGAATATGAATAAGTTTTCCGAttccaaagaagaagaaaatagtttgatttataATTATACACCAGAATTTACAGGACGTGCAGGATCTAGTTTCgtacaacaatatttgtttactgGCAACAAAACAGCAAATACGTCATCAGAACCAACACGAACTCTTGCGGGATGGTTATGGTGTAGAATATAAATGAtagatttaatatttatgaaccgtacaataaaataatgtttgcattacaaaattgataatcttttattataaatacaaacaatttaaataaaaagaaacatgtTTGGTTGTTGTTATAAAATTGTTGGTTTGTTATGTCGTTTCAGGgataaatgaattgaaaaaatagataaatacttAGACAGAATTAGAAATAATTTAAGGTAAAGACGGAGTGGTAGCAATTTTACCCTTAAATAGgtttataaaaagaggctgggatcccgtctgtcgatttgtcttgcttaaaagtttgtaggtttttgtgttgggttaaaaaagttgttagttgaataattattcttaaaatttttaaaattaccaacaatatttgtcatatatagaaatatttttagtttgtcAAATAGAATTTGCGTAGTatcttttgtagattttatttttagtatgaaaaacggacttttggattaaaaaaaaaaactaatgaatatcaaaacattatttttattaatattaaaagccATTTGACTCGTAGGTACATTTTAACCAAGTATTGTTTATTCGTAAGGTTTTTAGGTagataagaaaactgtcaattttaacaaaatgttgaaaacaatattttttataagataaaatatgtcggaagccataatctcaaatttttgaaaagatatttgagtcgaaattcaatttttagaaacttttattcatttttttgttaatgtttttattttttgtaagaaaactgtcaattcgatttttctcaaaattttacagaatgtttacaaaaatattttttaaaagataaaagtaggttaaaaccaatatcacaaagtttataaaagatatttgtgagtcgaaaactaattttgaacttgccataggaagttattgtaatgggtccgatttgtcaaattaaaaattttgacatttctcgacgtttcaaggtccctagagtcgaaataatagatttttagaaagatgtccgtgcgtgcgtgtccgtacgttcgcgacgttttttcgtcctccatagctgaagaaccagaagagatattaactttaaataaattttgttatacagataataaggcacaaaaatgaagaaagcgctctcaagaaaattgcgtgggtggtttttttaccatagcagtttgaaaaaaagttgaaaatttcgattaacactaaatatcttacgaaccaaaaacgctagagacttgaattaaattttatataacatattgtaacgtaatactaaaccggtatattttttgaaaaaatcaatataacgatttttttataaatcaataaaactgaaaaaaaaattgtcacctccaaaattttacgactgaaatatgatttcatctctaaaacaattttttgcaacgaagaataatgtttttgacatctgataaaaatcgaattgacagttttttttataagaaataaaaatctaaaaaaaacattactcaaagttattaaaaattgaatatcgattcaaatatcttttcaaaacttaaaatttgggcttcaaacttttttttttataagaaatattgtttttgacattctaaaaaatgttgagaaaaatcgaattgagagatttgttacaaaaaataaaaaccttaaaaaaaaaattaataaaagttggtaaaaattgattttcgactcaaatatcttttcaaaactttgagatattggctttaatttactttaatctttcaaaaaatattgtagtcaacattcagttaaagtttgaaaaaaatcgagttgacaattttaaaaaccgaaaaaaaaaaattaacaaaagttggtaaaaaatgattttcgactcaaatatctttaaaaaactttgagataatagcttcttactatttttttcttataagaaatattgttttcaacattaggacaaaatcgaatctacagttttttttacaaaaaataaaaacctaaaaaaaaatgtataaaagttggtaaaaattggttttcgactcaaatatctcttcaaaaattttaaatattggctttaaactaattccatcttataagaaatattgttttcaacatttggtaaattttaaaaaaaatcgaattgacagtttttttacaagaataaaaactctaaaaaaaaaacaatactaaaacttggcaagaattggttttcgactcaaatgtctcttcaaaaattaaaaatatgggcttcaaacttattttatttcacagaaaatattgttttcaatattcagtaatttttatataaaaattaagcagtccgttttttcataaaaaataaaatctacaaaaaatagtttgcaaaatttggtaaaaattgatacgagtacatatagacaaacttttaagcaagacaaatcgacagacgggatctgaagttatcagtgtcagcctctttttttttgttaagtttttttatattttgtaagaaaaatgtcaattcgatttttctcaaaacttttataagattaaatatgttggaagctataatctcaaatttttgaaaagatatttggatcgaaattcaatttttaacaacttttagtaacggttttttgaggtttttattttttgtaagaaaactgtcaattcgatttttctcgtgAGATAATTAGGTTTAACTGAAATGTTCACAGACtccttttattcatttttcaattttttaataagactGAAATTAACAGTTGTCTCGATAAGAAAAGATTTagtcaaaaattggtttttaataCCATCTTGAAGGCCCTCCTCCATAAAACTGTTCttgtaatataaaaaatgatttattttttttctgaataaaattaataatattttatggtaaaaattgcttaaaatgttaaataaaaaattaaatacatatacaaaaacattttcaacattttttgaccttttttttgaacaacctcaaaagctaaaaaatcaaAGCTATTTGTGAACAGAAAGCCTGTGCGACCAATTTTAACTTTCACAACATACAACATTTTGATGAGCACTAAACGCTTCGAAAGATTTGTTCGTTAAGTTTAAATTAGGATTAATatagttttcaaaagaatttagttttttttttaaagtcgtcttttaaaacttaaattctcTACATAGGGTTTCAGACAAAACCAATACCTTCGAGAAaagttcgtttttatttt
This window contains:
- the LOC129947578 gene encoding gamma-glutamyl hydrolase-like isoform X1 translates to MLHSVVAFLITISAAVFLCCAPVTVDAFSRLQLRTLGPDDHATPIVGVLTMELSRRTLRRYPNRNLTSYIAASYVKFVEGAGARAVPIWIGQSPEYYKDIVTKVNGILFPGGATSLNKSNGYAEAGFHLFQAAKELNEQGIYFPIWATCLGFELLTYIEANKKEHRSSCSSQKQPLPLEFKEGYNKSRLFGNAPDDVISILKKHNVTANFHQYCITEKTFEEYGFDKDWDILSVNHDWNNFKFISTIEHKRYPFYGVQYHPEKNLYEFIENRGIPHSAQSIRAAQYFADFFINETRQNMNKFSDSKEEENSLIYNYTPEFTGRAGSSFVQQYLFTGNKTANTSSEPTRTLAGWLWCRI
- the LOC129947578 gene encoding gamma-glutamyl hydrolase A-like isoform X2 — encoded protein: MLQSRVAFLISMSAAVFLCCAPIVVNSYIVFTSEPEENATPIVGVLTQEVSFKTQIKYPCRNLTSYIAASYVKFVEGAGARAVPIWIGQSPEYYKDIVTKVNGILFPGGATSLNKSNGYAEAGFHLFQAAKELNEQGIYFPIWATCLGFELLTYIEANKKEHRSSCSSQKQPLPLEFKEGYNKSRLFGNAPDDVISILKKHNVTANFHQYCITEKTFEEYGFDKDWDILSVNHDWNNFKFISTIEHKRYPFYGVQYHPEKNLYEFIENRGIPHSAQSIRAAQYFADFFINETRQNMNKFSDSKEEENSLIYNYTPEFTGRAGSSFVQQYLFTGNKTANTSSEPTRTLAGWLWCRI